Genomic segment of Aliarcobacter trophiarum LMG 25534:
ACCAGCAAGAGTTTCAAATTTATTATTTGCTTTTATTCTTTCAATCTCTTCTTTTATATAATTTTCAACATTAGCTAAAAACTCTTCTCTTGATAATGTTCCACTTTGAATATCTTTTTGCTGTTCAAACCATAGAGCAGTCATATCAGGACTTTGTAAACTATCAGGCGAGAGTTCTATTATTTTTTTTCCTGTTTCTGTTGATTTAATACTTTTTCCATCTTCAATAATATAACCTCTATCAAATAGAGTTTTTAAATGATTTGACCTTGTAGCTGGTGTACCAATTCCACCATTTTCACCTTTTTTATCTTTATCTTTTTCAACTAAAAGTTTTTTGATTTCAGGGTCTTTTATATACTTTGCAACACTTGTTAAATCTTTTAAAAGTGTTGCCATAGTGTAATATGGTTTTGGTTTAGTTTTTTCTTTTGAGATATTTATATTATTACAATTTGCTTTAGCATTTGTAGTAATATTTTCTAATAAATTAGAATTATTTCCTAACTCTTCACTTTCATCATCTTCAATTTCACCTTTAAATAATACTTCAAACCCTTGTTTTGTTGTTCTCTTTGAGCTAGTTGTAAAAATATTATTGTTTATATCTACTTCAATTTGAGTGTGAATATACTCTTTTGGTTCATAAAATTGTGCTACAAATTTTCTAGCAATTAAAGTATAAACATTTAATTCATCTTTTGATAAATCTTTAATATTTACTTTTTGAGCTGTTGGGATAATACCGTGATGAGCTGTTACATTTTCATCATTCCAAGCAAGAGATTTTATAGAGCTATTAGCTTGATCTATAAAATCTTCAAAATCTAATAAATTAGCTTTTATACTTTCCAAAGTTGCTGGAGCTTCACTAAATAGATTTTCAGGTAAATAGCTACAATCTGAACGGTTATAAGTTATTAGTTTATGCTTCTCTCTTAAACTTTGAGTTATCTCTAAAGTTTTATCAGGCTTATAAGAGTACTTTTTAGAGCATTCAGCTTGTAAATCAAGTAAATTGTATGGTAATGGTGGATTTGTTCTCTTCGGCTCATTAATAGCCTTTAAAATAACTCCATCTTTGCCTTTGCAGATATTTAATATATTATTTGCTTCATCTTCATTTGTAATTCTTTCATCAACTTTTAAATTTGCAATAAAATTTATATTGTTTGAGTTAAAATTTCCTTTAACTGTATAGTAAAAACTGCTTTGGTGTGATTCATTTTCTTTATCTCTTGCAACAACTAAACCTAAAATCGGAGTTTGGACTCTTCCAACACTTAAAACACCTTGATAACCTTGTGCTTGTGCTAATGTAGTATATGCACGAGTTAGATTTAAGCCAACAAGCCAATCAGCTTGACTTCTTGCAAATCCACTATCACTTAAACCTTTAAAATCATCATTTGATTTTATCTCTTGTAAAGCTTTTTTAACACCTTTTTCTGTTAAATCAGAGATTAAAACTCTTTGTACAGGTTTATTATTATTTGCATAAATTAATATCTCATCTATAAGTACTTGACCCTCTTCATCATTATCACCAGCATTTACAATAGTTTTTATATCTTTACTACTTATTAAATCAATTATTAAATTAAGTTGCTTTTTACTGCTATCTTTTGGTATATATTTAAAGCTGTTTATATCAATATTAAAAGGTAAATCTTCTACTTTCCAGCTTTTATATTTATCATCATAATCTTCAGGCTCTGCAAGACCTAATATATGACCATAAGCCCAAGTTACTAGATTATCACCAACTTTAAAATATCCATCTTCTCTTTGTACTGTTCCACTCAAACCTGTTGTTATTGCTTTTGCAAGTTCAGGCTTTTCTGCTATAAATAATCTCATTTTTTTAATTCCTTTTTACTTTTCTTGTGAAACATAATTAATTACTTTAATTTTGTTTTCATTGTTAAATTCACTATATCTACTACTAGATAAACCATAATTTTTATCTTTTGTGATAAATATCTCTTTTTCCTTATTCCAAACACCAGTTAAAATAGAGCCATCATTATCAAGTTCTATATATGGATTACAATATGACAAATAAATCAAATCATCTAAGAATTTTGCTAATCCAACTTTTCTTTCACTTCTAGTTTCATTTGAGTACTCTCTATAAATTTTGCTAAGAGTTCCTAAATCTAGTAAATCTTTTACTTTTAAATATGATTTATAAATGTCATCAATATTTCCTACATTTTTAATTGACATTTTTATTTCAGATATAAATTGATAGAACTCCTTATCTAAAAAGCTATCTTCTTTATTATTATTAATAATATTAAAGCTTCGTTCCATTGCATTCGTTCCAATCGTTCCACTACTTTTCTGTATAGTCGATACTATAGGCTCTTGATGGTGTTCCAATCGTTCCATTGCATTCGTTCCATTTGTTCCATCAGATTTGGGACATAACTCTCCACCATCTTTTTTTATTGCTTTTTGATAGTGAACTTTCCTTTTTAATTCTCTAGCTGCATCAAATATTTCTAAAGCTTCATTAAACTCTTCTACCCAGCGATAAGCTGTACCTTTTCCAACTTCCCAAGATTTTGAATAAAAGCTATAACTGTTATGCTCTCCAACTTCAATATCATAGAAATATTCTATAAAGCACCTAGATTTTTTTCTTTTACCTTGATTTCTTAATTGACTAACATAATCTGTTGGAAG
This window contains:
- a CDS encoding DNA topoisomerase 3; amino-acid sequence: MRLFIAEKPELAKAITTGLSGTVQREDGYFKVGDNLVTWAYGHILGLAEPEDYDDKYKSWKVEDLPFNIDINSFKYIPKDSSKKQLNLIIDLISSKDIKTIVNAGDNDEEGQVLIDEILIYANNNKPVQRVLISDLTEKGVKKALQEIKSNDDFKGLSDSGFARSQADWLVGLNLTRAYTTLAQAQGYQGVLSVGRVQTPILGLVVARDKENESHQSSFYYTVKGNFNSNNINFIANLKVDERITNEDEANNILNICKGKDGVILKAINEPKRTNPPLPYNLLDLQAECSKKYSYKPDKTLEITQSLREKHKLITYNRSDCSYLPENLFSEAPATLESIKANLLDFEDFIDQANSSIKSLAWNDENVTAHHGIIPTAQKVNIKDLSKDELNVYTLIARKFVAQFYEPKEYIHTQIEVDINNNIFTTSSKRTTKQGFEVLFKGEIEDDESEELGNNSNLLENITTNAKANCNNINISKEKTKPKPYYTMATLLKDLTSVAKYIKDPEIKKLLVEKDKDKKGENGGIGTPATRSNHLKTLFDRGYIIEDGKSIKSTETGKKIIELSPDSLQSPDMTALWFEQQKDIQSGTLSREEFLANVENYIKEEIERIKANNKFETLAGGIKCPNCDIGNLRKIKNKDGKFFWGCSNYQGGCKTSFPDDKGKPLILKPSGHKCPDCKDGDLIKRKTVKDKKTSYWWGCSNYSKGCKYTTFDDKGKPKKK
- a CDS encoding regulator of G-protein signaling domain-containing protein, giving the protein MKLRTHTVPLPTDYVSQLRNQGKRKKSRCFIEYFYDIEVGEHNSYSFYSKSWEVGKGTAYRWVEEFNEALEIFDAARELKRKVHYQKAIKKDGGELCPKSDGTNGTNAMERLEHHQEPIVSTIQKSSGTIGTNAMERSFNIINNNKEDSFLDKEFYQFISEIKMSIKNVGNIDDIYKSYLKVKDLLDLGTLSKIYREYSNETRSERKVGLAKFLDDLIYLSYCNPYIELDNDGSILTGVWNKEKEIFITKDKNYGLSSSRYSEFNNENKIKVINYVSQEK